The genome window AATTTTCAGTTGTTATAATACTGTTTTCTCTGGTTCTTGCTGAAGAATAGTTGTAATGCGATTATTTTCATCCATAATCGCTACTTTAGGCTGGTGCTGGGTGAGCTCTTCATTTGAAACATAACAATAAGATATAATAATAACAATATCTCCTACTTGAACTAATCTTGCGGCTGCGCCGTTTAAACAAATCGTCCCAGTTCCTCTTTCTCCAGGAATAATATATGTTTCTAATCTTGCGCCATTATTGTTATTTACAATTTGAACTTTTTCATTCGCTACCATTCCAACCGCATCTAAAATATCTTCATCAATTGTAATACTGCCAACATAATTTAAGTTTGCTTCTGTTACAGTAGCTCGATGGATTTTTCCGTTCATCATTATCCGAAACATAAGGATAACCCTCCATTTTTGTCAATGTTTACCTAGATGCATGGTCTAATTCAAAGATTATATTATCTATTAACCTTGCTTTACTAAAGTGGACAGCAATCGCTATAACCATCTTCCCATTTAGCTCCTTTAATGTCTCTAATTGGGGATAGGATAATATCTCAAAGTAGTCAACCTTGCCGCTTGACTCTTTTTCAACGAAAGTGATAATAGATTTTTTTAATGCTTCTATATCTGCCGTTCCTTTTATTAACTCACTTCTAGCTATACTAAGAGATTTATATAAAATGCCTGCCTCTCGTCTTTCTATTGGCGTAAGGCGAACATTTCTAGAACTCTTTGCTAAGCCATCTTCTTCTCTGACCGTATTCACTGCAACTAGATTAATAGGAAAATGAAAATCTTCTATTAATCCATCTACCACTGCGACTTGCTGTGCATCCTTTTTACCAAAATAAACATTCGTCGGCTGAACTAAATGAAATAATTTCGTTAATACAGTTGCGACTCCATCAAAATGACCAGGTCTTGACTTACCACATAAACAGTTCGTACGTCTTTCCACTTTTACAGTCACAGACATTTGCCCTGGATACATTTCTTCCACCGAGGGATTAAATAAATAATCTACTCCTTCTTCCATTGCCACTTGTTTATCATGTTCAAAATCTTTTGGATAGGAAGCAAGATCTTCATTTGGTCCAAATTGCAGTGGATTAACAAATACACTCATAATCACAATTTCATTTTGTTCTCTTGCAGCTTTAAGCAGTGCTCGATGACCTTCATGTAGATACCCCATTGTCGGCACAAAGCCAATGGTTACTTTATTTTTTTGTAACGAAGTAGTTATATCCTGTAATTGTTTTGGATTTGTGACGATATTCATTGGGTGTTTCCTCCATATAAGCTTTTTATTTCTTCCGCTTTCATCTGAAAGCTATGCTTCATTTCTGGAAAAGCCCCCATTTTCACTTCAGAAATATATTGATCGATTGCAAGAGAAATAGCTTCATTGACATTTGCATATTGTTTTACAAATTTTGCAACTCGATCCACACCATAGGTGATCAAATCGTGATAAACAAGAACTTGCCCATCTGTTTCACTTCCAGCTCCGATACCGATTGTAGGAATATCCAATCTCTTACTCACCTCTTTAGCAACTTGCATCGGCACACACTCCAATACTATCGCAAAAGCTCCTGCAGCTTGGCATTTTAATGCATTATCCATAAGCCGTTTCGCTTCATCCGAACTTTTTCCTTGTACTTTATAACCACCTAATACACCTACTGACTGAGGGGTTAAACCTAAGTGTGCCATCACTGGAATACCAGCATTTGTTAAATAGTTGATTTGTTCAATTACATCGTCTGCACCTTCTATTTTCACTGCATTTGCACCTGTTTCTTGGATCAAGCGTGCCGCATTTATTAAAGTATCGCGACGAGATAAATGATAGCTCATAAACGGCATATCAATGACGATAAACGTATTTTCAGCACCGCGTTTAACCGCTTTTCCATGATGAATCATGTCATCCATTGTTACTGGTACAGTTGAATCATATCCATGTACAACCATTCCCAAGGAATCCCTACCAATATTAAATCTGTTCCTGCTTGTTCAACTAATTTAGCAGAAGGGTAATCATATGCGGTGATCATCGTAATCTTTTCACCCTTCTGCTTCATTTTGATAAAATCAGTTGTTGCTTTCACTAAGTTTTCCTCCTTTTAAATAGGAAGAGGGAATGGCTTTACACGAAAAAAAACCTTCTACAAAGCATAGAAGGATTGTTTTATATGTCTATTTTCATCCCTCTGTCCTTGTCCAATTGTGGATCTAGGCAGATTAAATTATGGTTTATGCACATTCAAACATACTGGTGCAGTTCATTAAGATACTGCCCGACAAAAGCATTATAACAAATATTTCTCTATCCTGACTATGGGCAAATTACGTTTCCAACAAAATATCCGCAGAGTAAATCGAATGCATAGCCCTTGCTCATCTTCAAGTAGCAAAACACCATCTTCTGTAATACCCTTTGCAAGTCCCGCTATGCTTCCATTCAGCGTATTAGCTGTCACTTTTTGTCCTAGGCTCACCGAATAGCTTTCCCACAGAAGCTTGATTGGATAAAAACCTTTCTCTAAATAAAGCTGATATAATTTTTCCAGCTGCAACATGATTCCTTGGATAAGTTCTGCCCGATCCCAGCTCTTTTGTGTTTCCAGATAAATAGAAGTGGCACTTGATTGGAGATCTTTCTCAAAGTCTTCAAGCTGCTGATTCACATTAATTCCTATTCCGATGATCAACGAATGAACTCTATCACTATCTGCTTGCATTTCTGTTAAGATGCCTGTTAGTTTTTTCCCATGCAATAAAAGATCATTTGGCCATTTAATATCTGCTTGTACCCCAGTTACTTCTTGAATTCCTTGGACGACTGCAACAGCTGTCAGCAATGTCAGCTGCGGCGCTCTCATTATCGGTATGTTCGGTTTTAAAATAAGACTCATCCATATTCCCTTATATTTAGGTGATTGCCATTTTCTTTCTAACCGTCCTCTGCCACCTAATTGCTCTTCTGCTATCACTAAGGTTCCCTCTTCTGCTCCTTCTAGCGCAAGTTTCTGAGCGATAGTTTGAGTAGAATCAACCGAATCTTCAAAATGGATATTTCTACCCATGTACATCGTATTTAAACCAAAGAATATTTTATCTGGTACAATTTTTTCTGGTGAACTGATAATTCGATAGCCCTTTTTTCGGACAGCTTCTAATATAAAGCCATCTTTTCGCAATGACTCAATATGTTTCCAAATGGCTGTTCGCGAACACCCTAAAAGTTCTGCTAGTGATTCACCAGATAAGTATTGATCAGGATTATTAGTAAAGGCTTCAATTAAACCTTTTCTTATATCTGATGACATCGTTTCAGCCACTCCTTTATTAATTGCTTGTCATTAGAAAGTTTTTCTTCCACGACATTCCTTTCCACTAAGGAGAGAACATCTTTTATCCATGGACCGGGTCTTTTTTCTGTCCAACTTA of Niallia circulans contains these proteins:
- the panD gene encoding aspartate 1-decarboxylase, translated to MFRIMMNGKIHRATVTEANLNYVGSITIDEDILDAVGMVANEKVQIVNNNNGARLETYIIPGERGTGTICLNGAAARLVQVGDIVIIISYCYVSNEELTQHQPKVAIMDENNRITTILQQEPEKTVL
- the panC gene encoding pantoate--beta-alanine ligase codes for the protein MNIVTNPKQLQDITTSLQKNKVTIGFVPTMGYLHEGHRALLKAAREQNEIVIMSVFVNPLQFGPNEDLASYPKDFEHDKQVAMEEGVDYLFNPSVEEMYPGQMSVTVKVERRTNCLCGKSRPGHFDGVATVLTKLFHLVQPTNVYFGKKDAQQVAVVDGLIEDFHFPINLVAVNTVREEDGLAKSSRNVRLTPIERREAGILYKSLSIARSELIKGTADIEALKKSIITFVEKESSGKVDYFEILSYPQLETLKELNGKMVIAIAVHFSKARLIDNIIFELDHASR